TTAAATAACCGGAGAAGAGATAAAAGGTTCAGTTGCTGAATGTTCTGAAATGATAGGCAGACTCACGGTATCATATTCTGAGCACTGGCCACTACTCGAGGCAATACATTGCAAAATCAAGTATCCTTTGTACAAATCGATCACAACAAATGCAGTTGATTCCCAACTTTCCTCATGAGCTGCCAATAGAAATAATGCATTCGATGCCAAGCACAACGACGACTTGCCGCCCGCAGATTCCCCTCCTCTCTCGCAAAATCGCAAATCTCCCTGCTGCTGTTGCATCACAAAAGGAGTGTGTTAATCTTGTGTGAGTTCCTACTCGGTGCACTGCTTCAAGATGTAACTTGTGCAATTCTACTCTGCTAAGAAACATAACAGCTTTCTTGCAATGAGGTGATCTCTATACTGGAAGAAACTGAACGTGGTTGGCACTTGCATTTAAAAAATCTGAACGTAAATTGCAGTAAATGTAGAACAAAACACAAAACAGTAGCACCGAGATGCAGAaagaatgcaacaaacaataacTACTTTCAGAACTCTGCGATATCAAGTCAAGTAAGGGACCAACTGGCTAACAATGTGAACTGAAATACAAGTATAACAAGTCACAAGTAAGCCACCATAAAAATTAGGTCGGGAACATATccataagaagaagaagaagcaaataGGTGAGCACTTAAAAGCCAATTTCTTATTTTCTGTGCGCACAACAAAGAACAGCAAAGGTTGAAAAACATATCCTCAAAAATTAAGAGATTGTGCAGTGGAAGAAAAATGGAAAACAAGAAAATTTGCATCCTCAAAGATGAAGGGATTGTGATGTACAAAAAAAGTAATATGCATAAAGGGATTCTTGTCAGAGTCACAGATGCATATCTGAAGTTAATTATATTCAAAGATTATTATAATTACTTTCCAGAGCTAGCAGTGCTGTGCTTTTCTCTCAATAAATGAGAGAACACAAACACAAACAGTAGGAACAAATTGGTCAATGGGGCCTAGCAGCAAATGCAACATCTTCTAGCAGAATTGTACCAATAGTTTGAAATCATCTAAAGGTTTCTAGGCATAACCATCAGGATAGAATAGCACGATCTTCCAATTTTCAATGTCAACCAGATATTATTTTGCATCATCAGCAAAGTAATTAATAGTGGTAAACTCATACCCGAAAAATCCCATTCATTCATTTCCTCGTATGGCAAACAAGTGCAGACTTCAGCAAGAAGCTTCAACTTCATGTCCAGTGCTCCCATCATCACCAATCAAACAAGGAGGCCAGGCCATATGATACGGAAAGGCACAGTCATCAAATGTGCCATGGATTAGTAACTCGATCTCCATGGTCTCCAATGAAAGGTAGAAGAACCAGGTGCGCTGTGTGCCAGCAAGGGTCATGCGTGTCATGGAGAAGTAGACACATCCAGACCTCACTTGCACAACCCTGACTTGGCCCTCCAAGCCCCGAGCGACCCGATCAATTTCTGCACTGCAAGAGACTATGTTCTGCCGCGCCCAAATCCCAATTCCATCACTACCCACACTACGGATCCAAACATGGAGGAGAAAATCATCGGATGCATGGGCAATGCAGAGTTCTCCATCCTTGGTATCCCCAACCATGAAATCGTCTTGCCAGTAATCAATAGTTGTGTGTGAGGGTAGATCCAGAGAGGAGACATCCATGGTGGCTGTGTTGATCCTGATAATGCGTCCTTCGCCATAGAAAGGCCAGTAAACTGAACCATCCACCAGCGTGCCTGCACCGTACTTGAGGCTGTTTTCGCCACCGATCTCCACCCAGGGGTGGACGGCCCAATCCGAGGTCTCGGACGAGAAGACGGCGACACGAACCCTAGACACGTCGGCGCAGAGGCAGACCACGCGGAACGACCGGGGGTTCTCCTCGGAAGTCAGCAGGTGGAAACCAAGGAAGGCGAAATCGCGAAGGCTCCCATCcgcgacgtcgtcggggaaggaGATGACATCCACAGCCCAGGTCATGGGGTTCACCACAGCCACGGCCCAGAAAGTATTCCATAGGAGGATGTAACCGTCGCGGCAGTCCGTGACAGTCCAGGCATCGTCCAGGGGGAGGGAGGTGAGGAAGAAGTCcccgcggcggagggcggcggtgACGACGGGATCCGAGCGGCGCAGGGGGGCGAAGGAGGGGGCGGTGTCGTCGTCCACTTTGAGGAAGATCCCGAGGAGGGGCGCCGGGTGGATGGCGCGGAAGAGGCGGCGGAAGGACGGGGAGGAGCGGACGGCGCCGAGCCATGGGCGGCAGGTGAGCGCGGCGCGGACGAGGTCCGGGAGGTTGGGCAGGCGGAGGAAGATGTCGAGAAGCTGGTCTTGGCCGAGGGAGGATATGGTGGTGGTGGTTCCGTCGGCGGCGGTAGCGAGGGCAGCGGTGGCGAGGGTGGTGGAGGGGATGGACGGAGGTTTCGCTGCTGGCGCAGCCCCcgacggcggcagcggcggcggcggcggcggctcgctgGACATTGCTGGAGAGTGGGTGGATGGAGATTCTGGATCCCCTCCTGCCTGGTCGGCTACTTGTGTATAGTACGCATGGCCCAAGCCCATTATATGTAGGCTTAATGCTTTGAGCCCATGTACGCAATAGTCGAAGTAGCCCATGCTTTGCAATTAGACAGAGTTTTTTTTTTGTGCACCTagtctctactcctaatgtctcagttggtagtctccgttccggGTTTATTTTTGTCCCACcattttcgtccggttttttttcGTCCTCACTCCCACCTCTGACTTATCCACCAGAAACCGAAAAAACCTCCTTCTGAGGCCCCAACCCGCACCCATCCACGTACCAAAAAAATAGACCTACGAAGGTTAACCAACGAAAAAAGACCTACCAAGATTAACCAGCGAAAAAAACCTAATGGAGGAGTTGGTAGTCCGGTACGGTTTATTTTCAACACTTTCCTAATGACAAAAGATCACATATCCAACTTTCCTAGCTTAGCCAAATCAACGAATCTCTTTCataaatgcaatttgctttaggaaacaaataatagattctttcctaccttagccaaatcaacggatctcttccattaatgcaatttgctttaggaaacaaataatagattctttcctaccttaaccaaatcagtgaatttctctcattaatgcaatttgctttaggaaacaaataatagattctttcctaccttaaccaaatcagtgaatttctctcattaatgcaatttgctttaggaaataaataatagattttcaggaaacaaataatggattttaatacggtttattttcaacactttcctgatgacaaaagatcacggatctaactttcctagcttagccaaatcaacgaatctctttcataaatgcaatttgctttaggaaacaaataatagattctttcctaccttagccaaatcaacggatctcttccattaatgcaatttgctttaggaaacaaataatagattctttcctaccttaaccaaatcagtgaatttctctcattaatgcaatttgctttaggaaataaataatagattttcaggaaacaaataatGTATTTAAAGAAATTCATAAGTAAACCATCTCTactacttattaaagaagaaaaCATGTACATCGCTAAGTGTACCCAGCCTAACGTACACATAACAACATAGCTCAATTATAACCACACAATCAAAATCACTTAATTTAATCCAACCGTTAAGATTATACTAATCCAGAGCCAAAAACGCGCTTAGCAATTTACCTGGGCGGACGAAAACTCTGCCGTACCAAACGTTCCGCGGGCCCCGCGTCGACCCCGGTACATCGTTTCCTAATCCAaggaaaggaaaacacaatccgaTATCGAAAGATCCCTGAACGCAGGTGAGCGACGCGGTCAACACGGGGAGGCGGCGGCATCTCGAGGGAACGGTGATGGCCAAGTTgtgggctccggcggggctgcTGTGGATCTGGCGGATGGCAGCAGGATCGGGTCGAAGACGGACAGCTCCGGCGAGAGTCggagggacggcggcggcggctgagctACTCCATGGCCTGCTGCGGTTCCAGGGAGAACAGAAGGAAGGGAGGGGAGGAAGGGCACGGCCAGCAGGCTCTCACCTCTCTTACCTCCATGCCGCCGTCGACACGACCCCCGAGCCTAGACCACGACCCATGCGACGGGACCCCACTGATGCCGGCGGCGGTGCCGGGCTCCATGATCTATTCGACTTCATGTGTCGATTCATCAAGTCCGCACCAGCACTCCGCCGGGCCCCTTAGTGGGATCGGCGTCCGTATCAGCTCCTGCCTCTGCAAGTCAAGCGGTAGGCTGCTCGATCGCATCTCCAAGAGTCCCTCGCCGCCACAACGCCTGCAGTCGCAGACGGCCGTACCTGTCGACGGGAGCGGCTGAGCAGGGGACATCCCGCCGATCCGATGGCGGAAGGGCGAGATAATGGGCAAGTCTACCTCGGGTTGAATCTGGACACCAGCGAGCTCCTTGTAGTAAACCAGGTGCTGGACTTTTGCGATTTGTTTATCAGGTTTGCACCGTGTGGATCACGCCGGTCTGGCTCTCACCCCTCTCCGACCTCCATGCCGTAGTTGGGCGCTCCTCCGAAACAAGATTATCGCGTCCAGGTATACAGTCCGCCACAAAACTCTCCCGTGCAGTGGGCGTACAGAAGGTACCTTCCTCTCCTGATTTTGTATATGGCAGTGTAGTACTATGTGGTTAACTGAAAACGAAGAGTAAGCAAATTAGTTCCTGTCAGAACAACTATAGCCGGCATCGCCGCCATCGCTTATGGATCTCCACACCATTCCCCAATTGTACGAGAGCATGTTCAATCTTCGCCATTCTATACTATGTGCAAATGGTCAACTCTTTTCCAAACAAGAAGATATGAGGATTAGGCATATATGCCCCATAAGGTAGCTATATTCATGTGTTGTAGTGTGGATTATGGTCACGCTCTGTCTTGGACTGCATATAGCTAGGTTAACAAAAATGGATACTCTGCATATTTTCTGAATTTTTAGTAAGGTCTACATGAATAAGGTATGCAGTAGTTCTGACTTGGGGCACTGGTTAATTCTTCACATGCAGGAACGTGGAGAGATGGTGGGCTCCAAGCCCATGGTGATTTTATTGTGCTTGCAGCTTGAGATGTACCTGGTCCAAATGAAAATCATCATTTTGAAGGGTTAGTAGATGATGCTCAATGCCATAAACCTGCACCGATCGTCACTCATGTCATCTCACAGAAGTCTATTGAATTTTAATTAACTTTTGCTGTATGCTATCCATGATGTAAGTGGAGATAGGAAGTTCCAAAAAAATCCTGC
This genomic window from Aegilops tauschii subsp. strangulata cultivar AL8/78 chromosome 4, Aet v6.0, whole genome shotgun sequence contains:
- the LOC109787573 gene encoding uncharacterized protein, which encodes MSSEPPPPPPLPPSGAAPAAKPPSIPSTTLATAALATAADGTTTTISSLGQDQLLDIFLRLPNLPDLVRAALTCRPWLGAVRSSPSFRRLFRAIHPAPLLGIFLKVDDDTAPSFAPLRRSDPVVTAALRRGDFFLTSLPLDDAWTVTDCRDGYILLWNTFWAVAVVNPMTWAVDVISFPDDVADGSLRDFAFLGFHLLTSEENPRSFRVVCLCADVSRVRVAVFSSETSDWAVHPWVEIGGENSLKYGAGTLVDGSVYWPFYGEGRIIRINTATMDVSSLDLPSHTTIDYWQDDFMVGDTKDGELCIAHASDDFLLHVWIRSVGSDGIGIWARQNIVSCSAEIDRVARGLEGQVRVVQVRSGCVYFSMTRMTLAGTQRTWFFYLSLETMEIELLIHGTFDDCAFPYHMAWPPCLIGDDGSTGHEVEASC